A section of the Rubritalea squalenifaciens DSM 18772 genome encodes:
- a CDS encoding sulfatase, translating into MQIKAILTVIALLISSSLQGKEKPNILFILADDLGYMDLSCTGSQVYETPNIDQLVKDGMIFNNAYASHPRCVPSRYSIFSGRIPGHDGVPGFEDRKASKHTLPFSRVTWGELLKGAGYSTGYIGKWHLGKKGGEPDKQGFTDSRIANSAGAPPSYFYPFHESRTPGHGKEKFLHVQGTKDEYLTDRLTEEALDFIEKNQEQPFALVLAHYAVHTPLEAPEPTVQKYSKKIAKMGLEVTEGRNDKDFVTVGNGSSKTVQNNPTYAAMIEHMDRGVGKIRARLDELGIADNTVIVFTSDHGGLSTRSKDNKRPIATTNLPYRCGKGWLYEGGVRVPHIVVWPGKVKPSSKSNQQTLGADHYQSILDIAGITKPKDVDIDGGSYVPALLGKDEQRSPLFFHSPLGRPTQTGDHAASALIVGDWKIFQVHETGQTELYNLKEDPGEKNDLSHSNKDKFQQMAVELSKYKKQYKTKQRYGKESSKN; encoded by the coding sequence ATGCAAATAAAAGCCATACTAACAGTCATCGCTTTATTGATATCTTCTTCGCTTCAAGGCAAGGAGAAGCCCAACATACTATTCATTCTTGCCGATGACCTCGGCTATATGGATCTCTCTTGTACCGGCAGCCAAGTCTACGAAACGCCTAACATTGACCAGCTAGTCAAAGACGGCATGATTTTCAATAACGCGTACGCATCGCATCCGCGCTGTGTACCTTCCCGTTATTCCATCTTCAGCGGCAGAATTCCAGGCCATGACGGTGTACCGGGGTTTGAGGATCGCAAAGCATCCAAACACACGCTTCCCTTCTCGCGTGTAACCTGGGGGGAATTGCTCAAAGGTGCCGGCTACTCCACTGGTTACATAGGCAAATGGCACTTGGGTAAGAAAGGCGGTGAACCAGACAAACAAGGTTTTACCGATAGCCGCATTGCCAATTCTGCTGGCGCACCTCCATCCTACTTCTACCCTTTCCACGAAAGCCGAACCCCAGGTCACGGTAAGGAGAAGTTTCTCCATGTTCAAGGGACCAAAGATGAGTACCTCACCGACAGGCTTACTGAGGAAGCTCTGGATTTCATCGAGAAAAACCAAGAGCAGCCATTTGCCCTCGTTCTAGCCCACTATGCTGTTCATACGCCTCTAGAAGCGCCAGAACCTACTGTTCAGAAATACAGCAAGAAGATCGCCAAAATGGGCCTGGAAGTCACTGAAGGCAGAAATGACAAGGACTTCGTCACTGTCGGTAACGGCTCCTCAAAGACCGTCCAGAATAACCCTACCTACGCAGCCATGATTGAGCATATGGATAGAGGAGTTGGCAAAATCAGGGCCAGACTCGATGAACTCGGTATTGCTGACAACACCGTAATCGTCTTCACCTCAGATCACGGCGGCCTATCAACACGTTCGAAAGATAACAAACGCCCGATTGCCACCACGAATCTCCCCTACCGTTGCGGGAAAGGTTGGCTTTATGAAGGGGGTGTACGTGTCCCTCACATTGTCGTGTGGCCCGGCAAGGTGAAACCAAGCTCCAAATCCAACCAGCAAACGCTTGGTGCAGACCATTATCAGTCTATCCTCGATATTGCGGGCATCACCAAACCTAAAGATGTTGATATTGACGGCGGTTCCTATGTTCCCGCCCTACTCGGTAAGGATGAGCAACGCAGCCCACTCTTTTTCCACTCTCCACTAGGTAGACCTACACAGACAGGAGATCATGCTGCATCGGCTCTAATCGTCGGCGATTGGAAAATTTTTCAAGTTCACGAAACTGGACAAACCGAGCTCTATAACCTGAAAGAAGACCCAGGTGAAAAGAATGACCTCTCACATTCTAACAAAGATAAATTTCAGCAGATGGCTGTGGAACTGAGCAAATACAAGAAGCAATACAAGACAAAGCAGCGCTACGGAAAAGAAAGCTCAAAAAACTAA
- a CDS encoding sulfatase — translation MIKKFLKLSSISLLIASPALAADRPNILFIAVDDLKPLLSCYGDPIAKTPNFDRLAERSIVFTNSHCNQAVCGPSRASLLTGLRPDRTKVHDLKTKTREVTPWVVTLPEQLKNNGYTTAGVGKIYDPRSVDKKSDAPSWSRPFILHNLKYNSDFPEPVLGTYQGKQQHEALEKIEASGTKGYGPTRKKLEAQELHRVTEAEDVADDAYSDGAIARHGVELIRELSGKDKPFFVAVGFKKPHLPFIAPKKYWDLYERESLPLAEFQKKASDSPEYAYHDSNELRSYAGIPAEGDIPEDLQRELIHGYYACVSYIDTQLGLLLDELDKQSLTDKTVIVLWGDHGWHLGDHGIWCKHTNYEQATRSPLFISVPSIKTKGTNASPVEFIDIYPTLCELSSTPAPANLDGRSLVPVLEGKEKAIRDYAVSQFGRGKRMGYGLRGTRYRYVVWCKMNQGGTPVDSINSKVDEELYDYQTDPLETKNLAADPAQAEVLKKFRDYTNEFLSEQQKRISQEPK, via the coding sequence ATGATCAAAAAATTCCTTAAACTATCATCCATAAGTCTTCTCATCGCATCTCCCGCCCTGGCTGCAGATCGCCCGAACATTCTGTTCATTGCTGTGGATGACCTTAAACCGCTCCTCAGCTGCTACGGTGACCCTATCGCAAAAACTCCCAACTTTGATCGTCTAGCAGAGCGTAGTATCGTTTTCACAAACAGTCACTGCAATCAGGCTGTCTGTGGACCCTCTCGCGCTAGCTTATTGACTGGCCTGAGACCAGATCGAACCAAAGTACACGACCTCAAAACGAAAACTCGCGAGGTCACCCCTTGGGTCGTCACCCTACCGGAACAACTGAAGAATAATGGCTACACGACCGCTGGTGTGGGTAAAATTTATGACCCTAGATCTGTCGACAAAAAATCCGATGCACCATCCTGGTCGCGCCCATTCATTTTACACAATCTGAAATACAACAGTGATTTTCCAGAACCTGTACTCGGTACCTATCAAGGTAAACAGCAACACGAAGCTCTGGAAAAAATCGAAGCCAGCGGCACCAAGGGCTATGGCCCCACCAGAAAAAAGCTAGAAGCCCAAGAACTACACCGCGTCACTGAAGCTGAAGATGTGGCAGACGATGCCTACTCAGATGGCGCGATTGCTCGCCATGGAGTCGAGCTCATTCGCGAGTTATCAGGCAAGGACAAGCCATTCTTTGTCGCGGTCGGCTTCAAGAAACCACACCTTCCTTTCATTGCCCCTAAGAAATACTGGGATCTCTATGAGCGTGAATCTCTACCTTTGGCTGAATTCCAGAAGAAAGCCTCCGATTCACCAGAGTACGCCTACCATGACTCGAACGAATTACGCAGCTACGCTGGAATTCCTGCGGAGGGAGACATTCCTGAAGACCTTCAGCGCGAGCTGATCCACGGATACTACGCCTGCGTGTCGTACATCGACACACAGCTCGGTTTACTTTTGGATGAACTCGATAAGCAATCATTGACTGACAAGACTGTGATTGTTCTCTGGGGAGATCACGGCTGGCATCTAGGCGATCACGGGATTTGGTGTAAACATACCAATTATGAGCAAGCCACACGTTCTCCACTATTCATTTCGGTCCCATCAATAAAAACTAAGGGAACGAACGCTTCCCCCGTTGAGTTCATCGATATTTACCCGACACTCTGCGAACTATCATCCACGCCAGCACCGGCGAACTTAGACGGAAGGTCTTTGGTGCCTGTGCTTGAAGGGAAAGAAAAAGCTATCCGGGACTATGCCGTGAGTCAGTTTGGACGGGGTAAGCGAATGGGCTATGGACTGCGCGGTACCCGATATCGTTATGTTGTGTGGTGTAAGATGAATCAAGGCGGCACACCTGTAGATAGTATCAACAGCAAGGTAGATGAGGAACTTTACGACTACCAAACGGATCCTCTGGAAACCAAGAACCTCGCTGCAGATCCAGCGCAAGCTGAAGTCCTGAAGAAATTCCGAGACTATACCAACGAATTCCTCAGTGAACAACAGAAGCGCATCTCACAAGAGCCAAAGTAA
- a CDS encoding sulfatase, whose translation MLKTIYKTLSLVVAATMSATAADKPNILFICVDDLKPTLGSYGDKYAITPNIDKLAAQGVVFTNAHANQAVCGPSRCSVFSSLRPDRTKVHDLKTDFLAVSPWVITLPEHLKKHGYSTAGSGKLFHGGKSDGALEKRAWDLTTATDSLPYAEGFSPPALHYQGPAQQELFKNLREKNKQTLRYGQMVKALKSNQLNPSTECLDIPDAAYADGALALETLKYIDTLSKNEAPFFVAVGFKKPHLPFAAPKKYWDMYKREEVPMPKYTKAPGGAPAYALSSWGELRNYADIPAEGDLAETKQRELVHGYYACTSYTDAQIGVLLDGLQARGLKKNTIIVLWGDHGWHLGDHGIWCKHTNYEQATRTPLIFSGPGVTSGHRTDSPTELIDIFPTLCGLAGVEMIANTDGIDLSPILQGQEKDLRDVAISSYPRWKGMGYTMRDKRYRYTVWVDNKEPMIPFATLRDVMDEELYDYDTDPLETKNLAKAPSQAERMETFRKRMDQHLREQARKIAAQSN comes from the coding sequence ATGCTCAAAACAATTTACAAAACTTTGTCGCTGGTGGTAGCAGCTACCATGTCTGCTACAGCTGCGGACAAGCCGAATATTCTATTCATCTGTGTTGATGACTTGAAACCGACGCTCGGCAGCTATGGTGACAAGTATGCGATTACACCGAATATTGATAAACTAGCCGCTCAGGGTGTCGTCTTCACCAATGCCCATGCGAATCAGGCAGTCTGTGGTCCATCCCGCTGCTCCGTCTTTTCGTCACTGAGGCCCGACCGCACCAAAGTTCACGACCTCAAGACTGACTTCTTAGCAGTCTCTCCATGGGTAATCACTTTGCCTGAGCATCTCAAAAAGCATGGCTACTCTACCGCGGGTTCAGGTAAACTATTCCATGGAGGAAAATCTGATGGAGCCCTGGAGAAACGTGCCTGGGATCTCACAACAGCTACAGACAGCCTTCCCTATGCTGAAGGTTTCAGCCCACCTGCACTTCATTACCAAGGACCTGCTCAGCAGGAACTTTTCAAGAACCTGCGTGAGAAAAACAAACAAACTCTCCGCTATGGACAAATGGTGAAAGCACTAAAGTCTAACCAACTGAATCCATCTACTGAGTGCTTGGATATTCCGGATGCAGCCTATGCTGACGGTGCTCTCGCTCTAGAGACTCTGAAATACATTGATACGTTAAGTAAAAATGAGGCTCCCTTCTTCGTAGCAGTGGGTTTCAAGAAGCCACACCTTCCCTTCGCCGCTCCTAAAAAATACTGGGACATGTACAAACGCGAAGAAGTCCCGATGCCTAAGTACACCAAGGCTCCGGGTGGAGCACCAGCTTATGCCCTTAGCAGCTGGGGGGAACTAAGAAACTACGCTGATATTCCAGCAGAGGGCGACCTAGCTGAGACTAAGCAGCGCGAACTCGTCCATGGCTATTACGCATGCACATCCTATACTGATGCCCAGATCGGAGTTTTGTTAGATGGACTACAAGCAAGAGGTTTGAAAAAAAATACCATCATTGTTCTGTGGGGAGACCATGGATGGCATCTTGGAGACCACGGAATCTGGTGCAAACACACCAACTACGAACAGGCGACACGCACACCACTCATCTTCAGTGGCCCTGGCGTAACATCCGGACACCGGACAGATTCCCCTACGGAACTTATCGACATCTTTCCTACCCTGTGCGGCCTTGCGGGTGTCGAGATGATAGCCAACACAGACGGAATCGACCTCAGCCCCATACTACAGGGCCAAGAGAAAGACTTGAGAGATGTGGCTATCAGCAGTTACCCACGTTGGAAAGGCATGGGCTATACCATGCGAGACAAGCGCTATCGCTATACAGTATGGGTAGATAACAAAGAGCCCATGATACCATTCGCAACGCTACGCGATGTGATGGATGAAGAACTGTACGATTACGATACAGATCCACTTGAAACCAAGAATTTAGCCAAGGCCCCCTCTCAAGCTGAGCGGATGGAAACATTCCGTAAGCGCATGGATCAGCACCTTAGGGAGCAAGCACGGAAAATCGCAGCTCAGTCAAACTAG
- a CDS encoding sulfatase family protein, giving the protein MFRRLYLILAVTFLGLPMIAQAEEPEKKRPNILFLITDDQFKHHMNWMPEGKGKNLTPHTDALAAQATILDQQYVTSPVCTPSRFSSLTGLYPSRSKAEAFLSRQNELGGQTSVEWNTFITEGMPTLPKLLQKSGYRTGIVGKNHVVEVKGMEKPKWLAKADDPEMLAVLKRNNEKQIKAIHEAGFDYGASLYYDNPDFIGVKALASHNLDWIAKGALDFLDSEDDRPFFLYCAVTIPHGPGEESRSWNADPRITAEGMLDKPLNVMPARETIPARLREAGIKDNSRANLLWLDDMVGTLVKKLEQTGELENTVILYFNDHGQKAKGTIYQGGVHSEAFISRPGGFPVGSRTKVKVSNIDFAPTLLDIAGADYADVDFDGVSFLPLLENKTTDVHDALFFELGFVRGIIKGDYKYIALRYPASIENMPLAKRKRILERFNNNQKRRERPVYTTDPTTPFSHVQTIPGGGDAEHMSIDKYPAFHDKDQLYNLANDPNEQKNLAKDPEHAAKLAEMKQLLSDHLKKMPGSFGEFTAE; this is encoded by the coding sequence ATGTTCAGACGACTTTATCTCATCTTAGCGGTCACCTTTCTGGGGCTGCCTATGATAGCTCAGGCGGAAGAGCCTGAAAAAAAGCGACCTAATATCCTCTTCCTGATCACTGATGACCAATTCAAACATCACATGAACTGGATGCCTGAAGGCAAAGGAAAAAACCTCACCCCGCACACGGATGCCCTAGCGGCCCAAGCAACCATCCTCGATCAACAATACGTCACATCGCCTGTTTGCACACCGAGTCGCTTCTCCTCCCTGACAGGCCTCTACCCGAGCCGCAGCAAGGCTGAGGCCTTTCTTAGCAGGCAAAATGAACTTGGTGGACAGACCTCCGTGGAGTGGAACACCTTCATCACTGAGGGAATGCCAACTCTGCCTAAACTACTTCAAAAGTCAGGATACCGCACTGGCATCGTCGGCAAGAATCATGTGGTTGAGGTAAAAGGCATGGAAAAGCCTAAGTGGCTTGCCAAGGCTGATGACCCAGAAATGCTGGCAGTACTCAAGCGTAACAACGAAAAACAAATCAAAGCCATTCATGAGGCTGGTTTCGACTATGGTGCCAGTCTTTATTACGACAACCCGGACTTCATCGGCGTCAAAGCTCTCGCCTCGCACAATTTAGACTGGATCGCCAAAGGTGCTCTCGACTTTTTAGACTCGGAAGATGATCGACCATTTTTCCTCTATTGTGCTGTCACGATTCCACATGGTCCAGGCGAAGAATCACGCTCTTGGAATGCCGATCCCAGAATCACTGCCGAGGGCATGCTCGACAAGCCGTTGAATGTAATGCCGGCACGCGAAACGATCCCAGCTAGACTCAGAGAAGCGGGAATCAAAGACAACTCCAGAGCAAACCTGCTTTGGCTCGATGACATGGTGGGTACACTTGTCAAGAAGCTGGAGCAAACTGGAGAGCTCGAAAACACTGTCATTCTGTATTTCAACGACCATGGTCAGAAGGCCAAAGGAACGATCTACCAAGGCGGAGTACATTCAGAAGCGTTCATCTCACGACCAGGTGGATTCCCTGTAGGCTCACGCACCAAAGTTAAAGTATCGAACATCGACTTCGCACCGACTTTGCTCGACATTGCTGGGGCCGATTATGCTGATGTCGATTTTGACGGTGTCTCCTTCCTCCCGCTCCTAGAGAATAAAACTACAGATGTTCATGATGCACTGTTCTTCGAACTAGGTTTTGTTAGAGGGATTATTAAAGGTGACTACAAGTATATTGCCCTCCGCTACCCTGCCAGCATTGAAAACATGCCATTGGCGAAGAGAAAGCGCATCCTTGAGCGCTTCAATAACAACCAAAAGCGCAGGGAAAGGCCGGTCTACACGACTGACCCTACTACCCCATTCTCCCATGTTCAGACGATCCCTGGCGGAGGAGATGCCGAGCACATGTCCATCGATAAGTACCCAGCATTCCATGACAAAGACCAACTTTACAATCTGGCCAATGATCCCAATGAGCAAAAGAACCTAGCCAAGGATCCTGAACATGCTGCCAAGCTTGCAGAAATGAAGCAGCTCCTCTCCGACCACTTGAAAAAGATGCCAGGGTCCTTTGGCGAATTTACCGCCGAATAA
- a CDS encoding GH36-type glycosyl hydrolase domain-containing protein, whose amino-acid sequence MKYGYFDDSQREYVITRPDTPKPWINYLGVDSFFGIISNTGGGYCFYRDAKLRRLTRYRYNNIPLDSNGRYFYIKDQASGEYWSATWQPVRKELDKYECRHGLGYTKIAASYSSIETEVLYTVPKGETLELHQVKITNSGNTVRQLSLFSFVEFCLWDASEDDRNFQRNLNIGEVEVEGSTIYHKTEYRERRNHYAYYHVNEAATAYTTDRFAFTGTYGSLEKPEAVETGELDKQIASGWSPVASHQIDVTLEPGESKTLVFVLGYAENEPEKKWQSPGIINKEVAHSSIKRFSTPESVEQAMAEIQSEWNKLLAPYLIKSGDERLDRMVNIWNPYQCMVTFNMSRSASYYESGVGRGMGFRDSNQDLLGFVHQVPERARERIIDIASTQLLDGGAYHQYQPLTKRGNADIGGNFNDDPLWLILGVGGYIRETGDIEILDEKVDFENESSLAAPLLDHLDRSFTFTLNNLGPHGLPLIGRADWNDCLNLNCFSSEPGESFQTTANQEGRTAESLMIAGLFVYAAKEYAEILRTLGKEDKAESVDAAAAKMVETIDVHGREPEWFLRAYDYFGNKVGSPECEDGKIYIESQGWCVMAGCGHQDGFARKALDATEKHLGTAHGLVLQHPPYADYHLNLGEVSSYPPGYKENGGIFCHNNPWIMIAEAMLGNGEKAYDYYKRIAPAFREDVSEVHGQEPYVYAQMIAGKAAARHGEAKNSWLTGTAAWNYVAITQHILGIRPGYEGLIIDPSLPADMGKVQIERVFRGCTYKITLQPAASGASPSIIVDGEVTHSNVITPQPEKTLSVLATY is encoded by the coding sequence ATGAAATACGGATATTTCGACGACTCGCAACGCGAGTACGTCATCACGCGCCCTGACACACCTAAACCATGGATCAACTATCTCGGTGTTGATTCCTTCTTCGGTATCATTTCTAACACTGGCGGTGGTTACTGCTTCTACAGAGATGCCAAGCTAAGAAGACTCACCCGCTACCGATACAATAACATTCCTCTCGATTCTAACGGTAGGTACTTTTATATCAAGGATCAAGCTAGTGGAGAATACTGGTCAGCCACCTGGCAGCCTGTCCGTAAGGAGCTTGATAAATATGAATGCCGCCATGGCCTTGGGTATACTAAAATCGCTGCCAGCTACTCCTCCATAGAGACTGAAGTGCTCTACACAGTTCCTAAGGGAGAAACACTAGAACTACATCAGGTCAAGATCACGAATAGTGGTAACACTGTACGCCAACTATCACTGTTTTCATTTGTAGAATTCTGCCTTTGGGACGCCTCAGAGGATGACCGGAACTTCCAGCGAAATCTCAATATTGGTGAAGTCGAAGTAGAGGGTTCAACCATCTATCACAAGACAGAATACAGAGAGCGACGTAATCACTACGCCTACTATCATGTCAATGAGGCTGCTACAGCCTACACGACTGACCGTTTCGCATTCACCGGCACCTATGGATCTCTTGAGAAACCAGAAGCCGTTGAAACGGGTGAACTCGACAAGCAGATTGCATCAGGCTGGTCCCCAGTGGCATCCCATCAGATTGATGTCACCCTGGAGCCGGGTGAATCCAAAACCCTCGTATTTGTCCTTGGATACGCTGAGAATGAGCCAGAAAAGAAATGGCAATCACCGGGCATCATCAACAAAGAGGTCGCCCACAGCTCTATCAAACGCTTCAGCACCCCTGAATCTGTGGAGCAAGCCATGGCCGAAATCCAGAGCGAGTGGAACAAGCTACTGGCCCCATACCTCATCAAATCAGGCGATGAACGATTGGACCGTATGGTAAACATCTGGAACCCATACCAATGCATGGTTACCTTCAACATGTCGCGCTCCGCTTCCTACTACGAATCCGGAGTAGGCCGAGGCATGGGCTTTCGCGATTCCAATCAAGATCTGTTGGGATTTGTGCATCAAGTCCCAGAGCGTGCTCGCGAACGAATCATCGATATCGCCTCCACCCAGCTCTTAGACGGAGGAGCCTACCATCAATACCAACCGCTTACCAAAAGAGGCAATGCGGATATCGGAGGTAACTTCAATGATGATCCACTCTGGCTAATCCTCGGAGTTGGCGGCTACATCAGAGAAACAGGAGATATTGAGATCCTTGATGAAAAGGTCGACTTTGAAAATGAATCCTCTCTAGCAGCTCCACTACTCGACCACCTAGACAGATCCTTCACATTCACCCTGAATAATCTCGGCCCTCATGGCTTACCTCTGATTGGTCGTGCAGACTGGAATGACTGTCTCAACCTGAACTGTTTCTCGTCAGAACCTGGCGAGTCATTCCAGACGACAGCTAATCAGGAAGGTCGCACTGCGGAATCACTTATGATTGCTGGTCTCTTTGTCTATGCGGCCAAGGAATATGCAGAAATCCTCAGAACACTAGGCAAGGAAGACAAAGCTGAGTCCGTAGATGCTGCAGCAGCCAAAATGGTAGAGACGATCGACGTACACGGCCGTGAGCCTGAATGGTTCCTTCGTGCGTATGATTATTTCGGTAACAAGGTGGGAAGTCCTGAGTGCGAAGATGGAAAGATCTACATCGAGTCACAAGGTTGGTGCGTGATGGCCGGTTGCGGACATCAGGACGGGTTTGCTAGAAAAGCCTTGGACGCCACGGAGAAACATCTGGGTACAGCTCACGGACTAGTACTTCAACATCCACCCTATGCTGACTACCACCTGAACCTTGGAGAAGTTTCCTCCTACCCTCCTGGCTACAAAGAGAACGGAGGCATCTTCTGCCACAACAACCCATGGATCATGATTGCTGAAGCCATGCTTGGTAATGGAGAGAAGGCCTACGATTACTACAAACGTATTGCCCCTGCATTCCGCGAGGATGTCAGCGAAGTACACGGCCAGGAACCTTACGTCTATGCTCAAATGATTGCTGGTAAAGCCGCCGCGCGTCACGGTGAAGCAAAGAATTCTTGGCTCACTGGAACTGCAGCCTGGAACTATGTTGCAATCACACAGCATATTCTGGGTATCCGTCCTGGTTACGAGGGGCTGATCATTGATCCTAGTCTGCCAGCCGACATGGGCAAGGTGCAAATCGAGCGTGTCTTCAGAGGATGCACCTACAAGATTACCCTTCAACCTGCTGCTAGTGGAGCCTCACCGAGTATTATAGTAGATGGCGAGGTCACACATTCTAACGTGATTACCCCTCAACCGGAAAAAACTCTCTCCGTACTGGCGACCTACTAA